The Budorcas taxicolor isolate Tak-1 chromosome 5, Takin1.1, whole genome shotgun sequence genome includes a window with the following:
- the FAM186A gene encoding protein FAM186A, with protein sequence MSAENNDEHEAEKETFDFTKMYKTVLEKSEVPNIEIPFAVQDVISKIEQAQLQRAREYLNMQLTDIMQNVKRIINRYTMNENMHAGRKMSLIEHKKRRGSLLEKIVACAKTAEIKDKTLAYILAWLEEWNVTLSEITAIDIEEHHHCLAQMEMLPETFKAIESNVKILSRITTYLLEEKKKQKKKTASRSSLWKSWKERVIKRPATAHALRPDQMISDQFATKTKVSEIQDMLQDLIGTSMFNKLENNAIKYISSTTVNLSKALSTLNDEVKAINLHTSDTYANETVEREQEISLKIIEDLSKRNEMLQQKLQEAEEKYEHLIRSKVVEHQALPTSTQKVLPEPSPQSTISQADTENSLDSILTKEFENMVDEAPQKETKALGIKSDSSQLYAAQGETTPDLTGQQKKSSGEITEDKISVKKGGAFQKDGADEFQSQKKKRTKGLSVQETSESNVNDDKGKQKVTGTKLDHHLELQALDKKRNKTESFPEAKSKSLTESKSQHFPSDFPSDKSQGGRSGTSGKVEQVREAKSEYLQSKSQMSSENEEELTTEPTDKDGRNEMSSTPEPSRWSKLDPSSEKIKGKKHHISPGSTTRKEEKSEEKDMSVFTKKFKSLELAKSGIPDHESEQSNLEEFQKAIESFLKEKIDNIGKPWDKKTVSKEELLSKRSEVEKLGIIKTKMEEYFHKVAETVTKILRKYKDIKNEGQIGEKPLKLRKAVSFMPERHSQEPTSAQSEISTLISQERLDPLTDNLIRMILTEIESERNVPEASTVGTDYKEKEKQELEERRFEMIKKNLEKEEAWLPVKEGKQRQQKEKQWQEKEVWKGQQKLKIQKQIESDEKQKQREEEREGYQKSKQQQLEAWKQTTKQQGVPLEEKGQQMMQVQKEVRHLEQESSLEREEKQKARRNVGDYESQKQKTAKEMKTYEQLEQVLSQTSITLSHRWESTQKDIPQTHQRTDFTGNLKKLGDLAEGKHRIPITTPISTQSSSHGPSPLSGASLAKVSLTPQQAQALGITLTPEKAQASEITLTPQQAQALGIPVTLQQIQEVGASLTPQQAQALGIPITLQQAQAQGLTLTPQQDQALRITLTPEQGQALGITLTSQQAQALGIPVPSQQIQEVGVSLTPQQAQALGTILTPEQAQAPGITLTPQQAQALGISVTPQHIPDVGVSLTPQQAQALGIPITQWAEAQGITLTPQQAQALGITLTPEQAQAPGITLTPQQAQALGITLTPEQAQAPGITLTPQQAQALGITLTPEQAQAPGITLTPQQAQALGITLTPQQAQAPGITLTPQQAQALGITLTREQAQAPGITLTRQQAQALGITLTPQQAQALGITLTPEQAQAPGITLTPQQAQALGITLTPEQAQAPGITLTPQQAQALGITLTPEQAQAPGITLTPQQAQALGITLTPEQAQAPGITLTPQQAQALGITLTPEQAQAPGITLTPQQAQALGITLTPEQAQAPGITLTPQQAQALGITLTPEQAQAPGITLTPQQAQALGITLTPEQAQAPGITLTPQQAQALGITLTPEQAQAPGITLTPQQAQALGITLTPEQAQAPGITLTPQQAQALGITLTPEQAQAPGITLTPQQAQALGIHVTPEQARALGIHVTSEQAHALGITLTPDQAQVPWVSLTSQQVQALRSHITPEQAQAQGITLTPQQSQALRIPVIIPQPQDLGAPFTLGQAQALGISLSHEQFAKLGVPLTSDKVYTLEYPHIPEQIQPLEAPFTPGEAWSVGITVRPVQGLTSRTPLFKEHPLPPWASPPSGHTLKTGISSITDKSVTKHAPHTPKESPVSSAAIAEEFPVFEVPSTPFRMSRFPLKQAPSEKFLGMRIPSDPGKPLAPQTSPSSRQTLMSKDLSTSVPFPTPVPSPISGLSPTPQQPFEPEALLSSRQFFISRDSMTPQSPLILKPFHDLRQPLISGVPVTSAQIPQIWAPLSPRKHLVSGTTSIPQELLKSGPLTLSEQFQASQTFATHKQSPGLQAPSTLGQHLPPRTLPGQASPLWVSPTPGRPLTPLTPSTPGKPQKDLFSAVSEKRKERLSIISSLKLKSVSVHPSAPSFKVIQAPFTTKKFQTAEVSDTSEEIQIPEDPFAVERFRMFKSHLTDYKTPVSQAPYADEGTLPTTLIRPVTPLPSLITTQLLKTRQSSPSEWDQKSQLPPINKPWVLTSVSDTRQPKMMVPTSYPQELKEQNYFVDVEAQRKNLILLNQATKASILPSQLHTEARNLIIETLRTDKVRLGYLFRKYNAYRLIQRARNNIIKRLLAIQDTGRSYETQNLYIMLKRIDDYQKKVMQIWTEKQNSLEQKRNQCLRKMMYFFSQLQEIYKLNLDQPTPLVIEKKQIPASTKSVQQPCSKLLKEENRKYNILNKFRKDDQLQAIWNADLSTSSYPITEKTSMHSLWAQLGGYPDIPMLLQLDVQSAFIRSLTCIQSRFKKIPR encoded by the exons catCTAGAAGTTCTCTATGGAAATCATGGAAAGAAAGAGTTATAAAGCGACCTGCAACAGCTCATGCTTTAAGACCAGATCAGATGATTAGTGATCAATTTGCCACAAAAACAAAGGTGTCAGAAATCCAAGATATGCTTCAGGATCTCATAGGTACTTCAATGTtcaataaactggaaaacaatgCTATTAAATATATATCATCAACAACAGTAAACCTTTCTAAAGCTTTGAGTACACTAAATGATGAAGTGAAAGCTATTAACCTCCATACTTCTGATACATATGCAAATGAGACAGTTGAAAGAGAACAAGAGATTTCCCTGAAGATAATAGAAGATCtcagtaaaagaaatgaaatgcttcAGCAAAAACttcaagaagcagaagaaaaatatgaacaCCTTATTCGATCCAAAGTTGTAGAGCACCAAGCATTGCCCACATCAACACAAAAAGTGTTACCTGAGCCTTCTCCACAATCAACCATTAGCCAAGCTGACACAGAAAACAGTTTAGACAGTATTTTGACCAAAGAATTTGAAAACATGGTAGATGAGGCCCCTCAAAAAGAGACCAAAGCCTTGGGAATCAAGTCGGACTCATCGCAATTATATGCAGCCCAAGGTGAAACAACTCCAGATTTAACTGGCCAGCAGAAAAAGTCTTCTGGAGAGATCACTGAAGATAAGATATCAGTGAAGAAAGGTGGTGCCTTTCAGAAAGATGGGGCTGACGAGTTCCAGTCACAGAAAAAAAAGCGTACAAAAGGCCTGTCTGTGCAGGAGACCTCTGAATCAAATGTGAATGATGATAAAGGTAAACAGAAAGTCACAGGGACCAAACTTGATCACCACTTAGAATTACAAGCACTGgataagaagagaaacaaaacagaatccTTTCCTGAAGCCAAATCAAAGTCACTCACTGAATCAAAAAGTCAacattttccttctgatttcccTTCTGACAAGAGCCAAGGTGGTAGAAGTGGAACAAGTGGTAAAGTGGAACAAGTGAGGGAGGCTAAATCGGAATATTTACAGAGTAAAAGTCAAATGTCTTCAGAGAATGAAGAGGAGCTCACCACTGAGCCAACGGACAAAGATGGCAGAAATGAGATGAGTAGCACACCAGAGCCATCCAGGTGGAGCAAACTTGATCCTTcctctgagaaaataaaaggaaagaaacaccaCATCTCTCCAGGAAGCactacaagaaaagaagaaaaatctgaagAGAAAGATATGTCAGTCTTCACGAAGAAATTCAAGTCTCTTGAACTTGCTAAATCAGGTATTCCAGATCACGAAAGTGAACAGAGTAACCTAGAAGAATTTCAGAAAGCCATAGAGTCATTCCTTAAAGAGAAAATTGATAACATAGGAAAGCCCTGGGATAAAAAGACTGTGTCAAAAGAAgagttattatcaaaaagatcaGAAGTTGAGAAATTAGGAATCATAAAGACAAAAATGGAGGAATATTTCCATAAAGTGGCTGAAACTGTgacaaaaatcttaagaaaatacaaagatataaaaaatgaAGGACAAATTGGAGAGAAACCTTTGAAACTAAGAAAGGCAGTCTCATTTATGCCAGAACGGCATTCTCAGGAACCAACTAGTGCACAGTCAGAAATTAGCACCTTAATTTCACAGGAGAGGCTTGACCCACTAACTGACAATTTAATAAGAATGATCTTGAccgaaatagaaagtgaaaggaaTGTTCCAGAAGCCTCTACAGTAGGGACAGActataaagagaaggaaaaacaagagcTAGAAGAAAGGAGGTTTGAGATGATAAAGAAGaatttggagaaggaagaggcatgGCTCCCAGTGAAGGAGGGAAAGCAAAGgcaacagaaagagaaacaatggCAGGAAAAAGAGGTGTGGAAGGGACAGCAAAAACTCAAGATACAAAAGCAGATCGAGTCAGatgagaagcaaaagcaaagagaagaggagagagaagggtaTCAGAAGTCAAAGCAGCAGCAGTTGGAGGCatggaaacaaacaacaaaacaacaaggTGTGCCTTTGGAGGAGAAAGGACAGCAGATGATGCAGGTTCAGAAGGAAGTGAGACATCTGGAGCAAGAAAGCAGtttggagagagaggagaagcagAAGGCAAGGAGAAATGTAGGGGACTATGAAAGTCAGAAGCAAAAAACTGCAAAGGAGATGAAGACATATGAACAACTAGAACAGGTGCTCAGTCAGACTTCAATCACATTGTCTCACAGGTGGGAGAGCACACAGAAAGACATACCGCAGACACACCAAAGAACAGATTTCACTGGGAACCTTAAGAAATTAGGGGATCTGGCTGAAGGAAAGCATCGCATTCCAATCACTACTCCCATCTCCACACAATCCTCCTCACATGGACCCTCTCCTCTTTCTGGAGCGTCTCTTGCAAA GGTTTCTCTCACCCCTCAGCAGGCCCAGGCACTTGGGATCACTCTCACCCCTGAAAAAGCTCAGGCATCAGAGATCACTCTGACCCCTCAGCAAgcccaggcactggggataccTGTCACCCTTCAGCAAATTCAAGAAGTAGGTGCTTCTCTCACCCCTCAACAGGCTCAGGCACTGGGGATTCCTATCACCCTTCAGCAGGCTCAAGCTCAGGGCCTCACTCTTACCCCTCAACAGGACCAGGCACTGAGGATCACTCTCACCCCTGAACAAGGTCAGGCACTAGGGATCACTCTCACCTCTCAGCAGGCCCAGGCACTGGGGATTCCTGTCCCCTCTCAGCAGATACAGGAAGTGGGAGTTTCTCTCACCCCTCAGCAAGCCCAGGCACTGGGAACCATTCTCACCCCTGAACAAGCTCAGGCACCAGGGATCACTCTTACCCCACAACAGGCCCAGGCACTGGGGATTTCAGTCACCCCACAGCATATCCCAGATGTGGGGGTTTCTCTCACTCCTCAACAGGCTCAGGCTTTGGGGATTCCTATCACTCAGTGGGCTGAAGCTCAGGGCATCACTCTCACCCCTCAGCAAGCCCAGGCACTTGGGATCACTCTCACCCCTGAACAAGCTCAGGCACCAGGGATCACTCTCACCCCTCAGCAGGCCCAGGCACTTGGGATCACTCTCACCCCCGAACAAGCTCAGGCACCAGGGATCACTCTCACCCCTCAGCAGGCCCAGGCACTGGGGATCACTCTCACCCCCGAACAAGCTCAGGCACCAGGGATTACTCTCACCCCTCAGCAGGCCCAGGCACTGGGGATCACTCTCACCCCTCAGCAGGCCCAGGCACCAGGGATCACTCTCACCCCTCAGCAGGCCCAGGCACTGGGGATCACTCTCACCCGTGAACAAGCTCAGGCACCAGGGATTACTCTCACCCGTCAGCAGGCCCAGGCACTG GGCATCACTCTCACCCCTCAGCAAGCCCAGGCACTTGGGATCACTCTCACCCCTGAACAAGCTCAGGCACCAGGGATCACTCTCACCCCTCAGCAGGCCCAGGCACTTGGGATCACTCTCACCCCCGAACAAGCTCAGGCACCAGGGATCACTCTCACCCCTCAGCAGGCCCAGGCACTGGGGATCACTCTCACCCCTGAACAAGCTCAGGCACCAGGGATCACTCTCACCCCTCAGCAGGCCCAGGCACTGGGGATCACTCTCACCCCTGAACAAGCTCAGGCACCAGGGATCACTCTCACCCCTCAGCAGGCCCAGGCACTGGGGATCACTCTCACCCCCGAACAAGCTCAGGCACCAGGGATCACTCTCACCCCTCAGCAGGCCCAGGCACTGGGGATCACTCTCACCCCCGAACAAGCTCAGGCACCAGGGATCACTCTCACCCCTCAGCAGGCCCAGGCACTGGGGATCACTCTCACCCCTGAACAAGCTCAGGCACCAGGGATCACTCTCACCCCTCAGCAGGCCCAGGCACTGGGGATCACTCTCACCCCCGAACAAGCTCAGGCACCAGGGATCACTCTCACCCCTCAGCAGGCCCAGGCACTGGGGATCACTCTCACCCCTGAACAAGCTCAGGCACCAGGGATCACTCTCACCCCTCAGCAGGCCCAGGCACTGGGGATCACTCTCACCCCTGAACAAGCTCAGGCACCAGGGATCACTCTCACCCCTCAGCAGGCCCAGGCACTGGGGATCACTCTCACCCCTGAACAAGCTCAGGCACCAGGGATCACTCTCACCCCTCAGCAG GCCCAGGCATTGGGGATCCATGTGACCCCTGAACAGGCCCGTGCCCTGGGGATCCATGTCACCTCTGAGCAGGCCCATGCACTAGGGATCACTCTCACTCCTGATCAGGCCCAGGTACCTTGGGTGTCTCTCACTTCTCAACAGGTCCAGGCACTGAGGAGCCACATCACCCCTGAGCAGGCACAGGCTCAGGGCATCACTCTTACCCCTCAGCAGTCTCAGGCACTGAGAATCCCTGTCATCATTCCACAGCCTCAGGATTTGGGGGCCCCTTTCACTTTAGGACAGGCTCAAGCATTGGGGATTTCTCTCTCTCATGAACAGTTTGCAAAATTAGGGGTTCCTCTCACCTCAGATAAAGTGTATACTTTAGAATATCCCCACATCCCAGAACAAATCCAACCTTTGGAAGCTCCTTTCACCCCAGGGGAGGCCTGGTCCGTGGGTATTACTGTTAGGCCTGTGCAGGGCCTAACATCAAGAACTCCTCTCTTTAAGGAGCACCCCTTACCACCCTGGGCTAGTCCTCCTTCAGGACATACACTGAAAACTGGGATCTCTTCCATTACTGATAAATCTGTCACGAAACATGCTCCTCACACTCCTAAGGAGTCCCCAGTATCATCTGCTGCTATTGCTGAGGAGTTCCCTGTATTTGAGGTGCCTTCTACTCCTTTCCGTATGTCAAGGTTTCCTCTTAAACAAGCCCCCTCTGAGAAATTCTTGGGAATGAGGATTCCTTCagaccctgggaagcccctggcacCACAGACTTCTCCTTCTTCCAGACAGACCCTAATGTCTAAGGATCTATCAACCTCTGTTCCATTCCCAACACCAGTTCCCAGTCCAATATCTGGGCTCTCTCCCACTCCACAGCAGCCCTTTGAACCAGAGGCCCTCCTTAGTTCCAGGCAATTCTTCATATCTAGGGACTCTATGACACCCCAGTCACCTCTGATATTGAAGCCCTTTCATGACCTCAGACAGCCCCTTATATCTGGAGTCCCAGTCACCTCTGCACAGATTCCCCAAATCTGGGCTCCTCTCTCTCCTAGGAAGCACTTGGTTTCTGGGACTACTTCCATCCCTCAGGAGCTCTTGAAATCTGGACCCTTAACACTCTCTGAGCAGTTTCAGGCATCCCAGACCTTTGCCACTCATAAGCAATCTCCTGGGTTACAAGCCCCTTCTACCCTTGGGCAGCATCTGCCACCAAGGACCCTTCCTGGGCAAGCTTCCCCTCTATGGGTCTCTCCCACCCCTGGGCGTCCCCTAACACCATTGACTCCCTCAACCCCTGGAAAGCCACAGAAAGATTTGTTCTCTGCTGTCtctgagaaaaggaaggaaagattgtcaattatttcttctctgaaattGAAATCAGTATCAGTCCATCCCAGTGCTCCAAGTTTCAAGGTAATTCAAGCCCCTTTCACCACTAAGAAGTTCCAAACAGCAGAGGTCTCTGACACTTCTGAAGAAATCCAGATACCTGAAGATCCTTTTGCCGTGGAACGATTTAGAATGTTTAAGTCCCATCTCACCGATTACAAGACACCAGTATCTCAAGCCCCTTATGCTGATGAGGGGACCCTTCCTACTACTCTCATTAGGCCTGTAACTCCACTACCTTCTCTTATTACTACTCAACTACTCAAAACACGGCAGAGCTCACCTTCTGAATGGGACCAGAAATCCCAACTTCCCCCTATCAATAAGCCCTGGGTACTGACTTCAGTTTCAGATACCAGGCAACCCAAGATGATGGTGCCCACTTCCTATCCCCAAGAGCTCAAAGAACAGAACTATTTTGTTGATGTGGAGGCTCAGCGGAAGAACCTGATACTCTTAAATCAGGCCACAAAAGCTTCTATACTCCCTTCACAGCTACACACAGAAGCTAGGAATCTCATAATCGAGACACTTCGTACAGACAAAGTTCGGCTGGGATACCTATTCCGCAAGTACAATGCCTATAGACTGATCCAGCGTGCAAG GAACAACATAATTAAACGATTACTAGCCATCCAGGATACTGGAAGAAGTTATGAGACCCAGAACCTCTACATAATGCTGAAGAGGATTGATGATTATCAAAAAAAGGTGATGCAGATCTGGACAGAGAAGCAGAATTCTCTAGAGCAGAAACGGAATCAGTGCCTAAGGAAAATGATGTACTTTTTCAGCCAG ctTCAAGAGATATATAAACTGAATCTCGATCAACCTACCCCTTTGGTCATTGAAAAAAAGCAAATACCTGCCTCTACCAAATCTGTTCAACAGCCATGTTCAAAGCTACTGAAAGAAGAGAACAGGAAGTATAACATTCTCAATAAATTTAG AAAAGACGACCAACTGCAAGCCATCTGGAATGCAGATCTATCCACTTCGAGTTACCCAATAACAGAGAAGACATCAATGCATTCACTCTGGGCACAGCTGGGTGGGTACCCAGATATTCCTATGCTGCTTCAGTTAGATGTTCAGTCAGCCTTCATAAGATCTCTTACATGTATTCAATCAAG